tgatttttttaaaagataaaATGATAGCAGGCAGTATTCAGGCTCTAAGAGACAGTTAAGGGCTTGGTAGAAACATACCTTAACTTTCAAAAAGGACTCCAGAAGAACAAAACAAGAAGTTGATGTGGATGAAATCAACTAATTGTGACATATTCAAGTATGTATGACAGCAAATAAGCTATTAGAAGTAAAAAAGCTCTCATTCAAAAGGAGAAGGGAATTTCTAATTCaatttaaaaattaatacaAGCAAAACACAAATGTTTTAGAACAACTTGTTTAAATCCTGAAATTAGCAAGTGTCTTCTTTTAGGTGCAGGAAATCAGTGAACAGATTAGACTTTTGGAGGGCTAAGAAAAATACTCTTGGGAAACACTGCATAGAAAAAAGTGGAATTATTTATTATATACTATCAGAGGGGTTGTAATGAAAGTGCTCAAACAATGCTCCCACATTAGAACATTTTTTTAGAGGTTTACTTCTTTACAGAGTACCACTCTGAGAAAACATCTTGAACTCAAGTGTCATCAGGAGAGGCTTTGGGACAATGCAGTAAAATTAGTGTATGACATTCACCTGCCAGTTCTAAAGGACATCTACCTGCCCTACAAACTGTGGTGTACTTGCTGAGGTGGACTCAGCATCAGATAAAATAGAAAGCAACAAACATAACAATAATTACATTTTTGGAGAATAACAGGACAGAGAAGATTTAAATTTCAGTTTATGAAGAACATTGTTTTAGTAGAAATGAGTCTAAAGAGGTCCATAGCTCTACCAATGGAACTTTGTTTTTGCATATGTATTTGTGTCTGGTTGGCTTTAAAGTTGTAACCTCAAAAGTCTTGATGTTTCTTAGCATTCATATTCTGCACTATGAGACAATGAAAAGCAAGAGATTAAAAATACAGAGAAAATCACAGGGAAGTGTTCATACTGGAACAAAGTGATAAGCTGTTCTGTGGAAAAGGATCTAGTGTACAAGAGGTTcaccataagccagcagtgtgccctcatgACCAAGAAGCCAATggtattctggggtgcattaagagtgtgtccagcaggttagGGGAGGTTCTcatccccttctactctgctctggtgaggctgcacctggagtgctatgtccagttctgggctgcccagctgaagagggacagggaactattAGAGTTCAACAGACTGCCACAAAGATtattagaggactggaacatctctcatgaggagaggccgagAAACCTGTGGCTCTTtattctggaaaagagaagactgagaggggatcttataaaTAGATATAAATACCTAAAGAGTAGAGGTCGTGAGGATGGGGCACTTTTCAGTAGTGgtcagtggtaggacaagggacagtgggtagaaactagcacacaggaggtttcacttgagcttgaggaaaagcttctttacacttgagagtgatggagcactggatcaggctgcgcagagtctccttctctggagacttttaaagcTGGCCTGGATGTgcttctgtgcaacctgatctaggcaagcctgctttagcaggtaGGTTGTACTAGatatctccagaagtcccttccaacctagaatTCTGTGCTATGAAATCCCCATCTCCCCTGGATTTTATTTTTGCTGTAACATTATATGAAAATCTCTAACTACTGTGAGAATCTGAAGAAATTCTGCTCCAGTCACTGGATATTTTGgtatttgtctttttcttcctttaccCAGGGATGTCTCCAGAACAGCAATTGCTAACCTTCCAGCCAAAGGACTGGAAAGCCTTAAAGAATTAATGGCCAAAAATACATGGACTTTAAAGAAATTACCAGCTGCAAAGGTATTTCTGCAGCTAATGCGAGCTGACCTGTCATACCCAAGTCACTGCTGTGCTTTCAAGAGCTGGAAGAAAAGCAGCGAGTGAGTTTCACTAACGTGAAATCCATTTTGAAGTACTTAAGTGAAGACAATGTTTTATTATTCATATAAAATTACATCTCTTGGTACTTTTGTGACTATTTTTTCTAGGTACAGGGAACGTTCTTTGAAACAGAAATGACAGTTGTAGCTAACAGAAGAAAGAGTTTTTGATACAACAATTTGCAGGGCCTTCTGCGACAGCAGGGTTATGGCCTTACGTCTCCTATGTTTTctgactaaaaaaaaacaaaaaccccttaGAGAATCATTCTAATAACTTTGTAGGCAAATTATTTCAAATTCCATTATGGCAGGATTTCCAGCCACCCATCAGAAGAGGTGTGGAGAGctcttgaaaagaaaacaaataaagaTGTCTTGATGAAACACTGCCACTCATCTGTGGCAGGGAaaaggtggcagggtgggaaAGAGGGAGGATTTAGTGTGATTAGCAGCAGAATTTTACTGCAGAATGCAAATCCATTGCACTTTTCTCCAAAGTTTCATAAGGTTTAGAGAATTCTTATCCAGACCAGTGCCCGATTTAGGAAGATAGCCCCAGACTTCTGCAATACTGAATTTATGTTTGGAATACACAGTATATTAAAAACATGCTACAAGAATTATATGAATTATTCAATAACAAACACACAAAGCAATAGCTCTGGTAGTTACAAAGAACTGGGAAAGTGATGATCAAAAAGAAACAGAGGAgtggagagattcaaaacctGGACAGGTAGAATATGCAGGAAGAACACAGCGCAGTCTGATGACTGAAAGAAACAAGTATTTGCATATCAGTTAGTAGAGATAAAAATTATCAGACACAACTGTATAAAATCCCAAATGCTATGCAATGTTGAATTCTGCACACCTGGAAATGAGCAATACCGAAAGCATTGTGACAGTGGATCACAGTGATCACAAAAAATTTATGCCAGAttacagggtttttttcctagtcAAAATATGAACAGTTTTCAACTACAGGTGAATCATATCGTGATGTTCAGCATTCCCAACCACTACACTGCAAGTTAGCTGTAAAGCACCTACAACAAACACACAGAACAGAAATTAAAACAATGGAAGTTCTGGGAGGAATTGATTTGTGAGCAAAACCGATAAGTGATACTGTATGTATTATCTAAGAATATATAAGTAGTAAAGGTCTTGTTAGCTTCTACAAATGTAGATCCCAAGAAGGGAGAGGGATTATGGGTGCCAAAACCCTCAAATTATTACTGAGGATAGCTGACAGCAtcagagaaagggaaaatatggttgttttttgggttgtttttctaACAAAAGCCCAGAAACACTCAAGTTCTGCTAACAGAAATTTACCTGATCACACTTTCATAGCTGTGTTTTCCTTCACACTGATCTGAAGGGCTCCATTTGGTTACATGCTGTACTCCAGGCAGACTGTAAATGCCAGCAGTgacttccccctctcctctttcaGAATCCTGGAGTACCTGACGTGCAACGAAAGTGGCAGTTACAGCTTCCGTAAGAGATCAGTGCAAGCCCTCAGAGGTCCGTTTTACAAAGATTATGCAGAAGAATACACAGAGCAGACTGATACTGGGTATGACAAAGATGACAAGTTCACAAATCTTCAAGAAAATTCCCCTTATTACCTCTTTGTGGAAGAGCATGAAGGAGGAAATCTTGGGTTTGGCCAAGAGCTCAAGAACCCTCAAATGGAAGATGTCCAGACCTTTGACAGCCATTATGACTATTCTGTCTGTGGAGGCAATGAAGATGTAATATGCACTCCAGAGCCTGATGAGTTTAATCCCTGTGAGGATATAATGGGCTATCAGTTTCTGAGGATTGTGGTGTGGTTTGTGAACCTGCTGGCCATCATAGGTAATGTTTTTGTCCTTTTCATCCTTCTCACCAGCCATTATAAACTGACTGTGCCGCGCTTTCTGATGTGTAACTTGGCCTTTGCTGATTTTTGCATGGGGCTGTACCTCCTCCTCATTGCTTCAGTGGATCTCTACACCAGGTCGGAGTACTATAACCATGCTATAGAGTGGCAGACCGGGCCTGGTTGCAACACAGCTGGCTTCTTCACAGTCTTTGCTAGTGAGCTTTCTGTGTACACTCTGACCGTGATCACCCTAGAGCGCTGGTATGCCATCACCTTTGCTATGCGCCCAGATCGAAAGGTTCGCCTCCGACATGCCTCACTGATCATGCTGGGAGGGTGGCTTTCGTGcttccttcttgcccttttgCCTCTTGTTGGCATCAGCAGCTATGGCAAAGTCAGCATCTGCTTGCCTATGGACACAGAAACAGTGGTAGCTGAAGCGTATGTCGTCTTCGTTTTAATATGTAACATTGTTGCCTTTGTCATCATCTGTGCCTGCTACATCAAAATCTACCTAACGGTGCGAAACCCTCAGTATAAGTCAGGGGACAAAGACACTAAAATTGCTAAGCGGATGGCTGTGTTGATTTTCACTGACTTCCTGTGCATGGCTCCTATTTCTTTCCACGCTTTATCTGCCATCATGAACAAGCCACTGATAACTGTCACCAATTCCAAGATTTTGCTGGTGCTCTTCTACCCACTCAACTCCTGTGCAAACCCCTTTCTTTATGCTATTTTCACCAAAGCTTTCCGAAGAGATGTGTTTATCTTGCTGAGCAAGTTTGGCATATGTGAGCATCAGGCTCAAGTCTACAGAGGTCAGACAATCTCAGctaaaaacagcagcagctcttatgGACAGAGAATGAGTCGAGGGGTTGGTCAGATTCTTACAAGCATTCAAGAGCCAGCCAATGATTACCTTCCAGCTATAGCAATGCAGAACCAAATTCTTGTGGAAGAATGCAAGCAAACTGAGCTGTAAAAGTGTAATAGGCACCACCTGGTCAAGAAGTGGCTGTACAAACAGTGAATCAAGTGAGAAGACAGCATATTCTCCATATCCTTTCTCCCTAGCTTATCCTTTgtgatcataggatcatagaatgtcaggggctggaagggaccttgaaagatctggtccagcctccctgacagagcaggatcacctagagcagatcacaccagaacacatccagatggttcttgaatatctccacaaagactccacatcctccctggacagctgattccagtgctctgtcacccttactgtgaaaaacttcttaatcaggttcacatggaacctcctatgcctcaacttccacctattgaccctcattctgtcactgggcatcactgaggcTGGCTTCATCCTCTAGGCACAATGGATGTCTGAAAGTACCTTCAGAGTGATCTTCTTATAGACATGTCACTCATTTGAACTGATTGGTCTCACTGAAATCAGTGCAGATCAAAACCTACTCTTTATGATGCTAATACTGGAAGTAGATGTGAATGTCCTATATCTTAACTCTCCTGTTTAGATAAACTCATTGAATACAAAATATAACCTCATCTAAAAAAAGTTTAAGGGAGCAGGAGACAAAGCATAATACATGGAGGTACCTGTATGACTGAAAAAAAGGACAAAGTTTTGTAATTaaaattagattaaaaaaaaaaaaaggttgacaTTCTCAAATGCCAATTGCCAATGTATCAAGAGGTTCAACTGCTTATCTAACAGCAAATTTCTAAAACTTCCACCAGGGGCTAAAATGGAACAGATTCCTTCTGTTTCTGCCATCCTGAGCTAAAATGAAGGTAGTCTCCCATTTGCAGTTCTTGGTTTAAAGGTATGGGGGGAAAAGAAGCCTCTTCACATTGCCTTTATTGTGGTAAAAGGAAAATGGCATTCATCTCATGGCCATTCATAACAGGCAAGAAACATTAGGGCATGTGTCTTTGTGTGCTGCAAAAATTCCCTTACTATCTTTCTCTCACTCTTTGATAAACTTACTTAGGAGATGGTGTTGTTTGGATAGCCagttctggagaacagaatcGGCTCTTGCCTCTTTTCACAAGTGGGAATGAGGACTCCACACACTGGAAGTTTGAAAGAGATGTTGTATTTACAAgagcatatatacaaaaggcAGACAGATAGAAGATGTATAAAATCCACTAGGCCCAaaccaccctcctccaccctgaGTCGTCCTGAAGGTAGGCTGAAatcagcccctccccagctgggcCTGCAAGTGGCTCAACTccctctccaccagctcccccATGAGCCAAGGTAAGAGCACACGCTGCTGGGAGAAGTGGAAGCAAGAGAAGCAGGGAGGGGAGATGGGAGAGGTCAAGTCAGGCACTTTtaagctgtgataccagaaaaggaatagaataacaatattacagTATCTTGGGATGAGCAGGTCCATCCCCCTGGGATGGACCTCTGTCCCTATGGTTTTGTTTAAGGAGACCTGggatccctcaaactaccacactgTGGTTTGTATTTTTTGATGCCTGAAACTTAAGGTTGTACTAATTCTTCTCCTAATTACCCATTCTTTAGTACTGTTTAATCTGAGCACATTTGTTATGTTGGACACCCTGTAACTACTGCTTTCTCACCACTCTGGTTGTCCTCACTTGCTCCTCTCTTACAGGGATAGCGCTTTCCTGTTAGCAGTTGCTGTTAAGGCAACTCAAAGGTAGACTTAGACAAAGGGGGGGAGCAGATCATGCCTTCAGTTACTTCATATGCTTTAGTTACTGAATGAAATGCTGTTAGTTCATCCAATATGCTTTAAGAACACCTCTCCACCTTGTGAAATTCATGTAGTGATCTCTGATTCATGTAATGTCTGCAATACAGCTACATAAACCATACTTCTGGTTGGCCACAAGCTTTCTGTAGCTTAGACACATGTTCTCCACACTATGCCTAAGGAAATTCAAGCTCAGACATAAGGAACAATTCAGTCCTTTACTTCAGAAGAGCACTAAAGCATTCTGCTGTACTTGCTGCTCAATGAAGACAGAGCAATATTGATTTTGACTCTGATCAGTTCATCCATACACCACATACAAACGAACCAGGGCCTAGCTCACTACATCTCTTGCAGGCATCAAGACATGAGGTAGGATCTGCTCTGCACACCAGTTTGTGCAGCCTCAGTAGCTGGTTAGGTAAGCAGCATCAGACCTGTTCTCAGCCAGCTGTAGAGACTAGCTCTGTAGGACTGCTACTAACATTGTCATTGATCATTTCATTCATCTATTTGGAAGACTTACCATGAGAATGGAGAATATTGCTTGAATCTTTGCCTTCAGGTAGGTATTTTAAAAGTTCATAGGTGCATGATGAGATGCAACCCACTCCTCTGGCTTCTGGCAGTCTTCTGATACTGGACTAATaatgggagaaaaaaatgtcCTGAGTGCTTTTATTTAGTATTTCATAAGCAATTAAGATGTTAAGCAGTTAAGACAATTAAGTTTTAATGGACAAACTGTACCTTATGCTACAGACTTCACAGATACTAGTGTACCAGTGGAAAAGAATATCCAAACTTGAGTCATGTTTCTTTTTAGAAGGGAAAGACTAAATCaacatttattttaaatgtACTTCTGAAAGTAATATGGATCACTTACTGCAAACCTTTTTATACCTTCAAGCAAACCAGAGTATTTGTTCCATGGGAAGCAGTAGGACATTGGAAAGATGTGGTATGTTGGACTGATTGCAGTATGCTTTTTAATTGATACAGCTGCTGGCTGTAATAGAGGACAGAAATTTACACattattggatttttttttttttttatactgaAAGGCTTCTGTGATACTGCCTTTGTGAATAAAGTTTGACATTCCTGGTTCATGTCTTGCATAGTCCTTCTGGCACTTAACTTGGTAAAAAGTATTTCTAAAGCTATTGGAAATTTCAGACAGTAGGTTTTAAATTTGCCAAACTTTTTTCTTGTAAATGTATCCTATGGATATTCTCTTACATTTCTGTTCTGATCAAACTTTCCAGCTACTTTTAGGTTTGAACATAACTCTTATGTAATATTTGATCTTTTAAACCTCTCCTAGCAAGAGGTATTATTGCTGGCATTCAGTACATGTATTCTCTAGAATACTTCAGTAGTAACACAGAGCAATGGAATAAAATGTTTGCCTCTTTCTAAACCTATTGTGTGACAGCTGCAGTGACTAAGGCTTGGATGCATCATGAGAAAGTACTGCCAGAGCATTTTGGTTTATTAACATACATGAAATGCActtttgtttcctctcttgCTAGACAACTTAAATATTAATGCTTGTAGTACAGTATTTGGAAAACctgtacaaaaaaaaccctcctaaACAAGTGAAGCTTGATTTGAGCAGATGTCCTATGCTTTTGGGTTAAAATTAATTAAGTCCTCCCTTCCAGGCTGTTTGAGCAGGCTGATGAGTAACAGCTGGTTTTCTAACACACCTTAGGCATCCTCACTTTAATTTCACTCAGTAATCAAACTGTTTCTAGGTTGCAGTTAGAACAGGACAGAGTGAGGCTTGACATTAGGTGGATATCATGCCTTTCCATTATGTATTCCCCTCCTCCTTGGTTGGATTTGGGAAACATCTAACATTATACTGCACTTCAATGTAGGCCTTCTGGGTTAAGGACTAAGCTGTTGAAGGACCATCATCATGCCCTGGAACAGAAAATAGTTAGTGATGCACAAGAGATTCTGACAGAATCATCAACTTAAGAATTCAcacaggttcaaaaatgcaTCTGCATAAAGGTCAAACACTTTTGATCTATTTAATCACTTCCACCAAACCAGGTATTTTTGTGAAACTAGATGGGAAAGGGAACAAGTGGAGCCTCTGTGGGGTCATTACATAAGTGTTTCATCAACAGATTCTGTGAGTTCTAACTTCCTATCCTTACCAACGCTTGCCTTGCCTCACCATGCACACACATTGAATTGCCACAGTACTTCAGATGATCAGGTTCCAGATTAGACAGAATACCAATCTTGTGGAATTTTGTCATTCTTTTAACTGCTTGTGACTGTTTAGgtaacccaccccccccaactcttatgtaatcacacagactagactcagccagctggaaattaagaaatgaagctttatatttacatcttagcacaatatacaagcagatatttacaatatatgcagtatatagaagttaaaagtaatacagaaacacaatacccctcccagaaacagcatccccaggagggctcccaacccaatcccccccttccccctcccttttcccctcctttcagaaataaccagatcagctCACTTGATAAAtttggagatctgaggtgagatatcaaaaaagatgacaagtagattagaggaaaaagggttaggtggattagagttAAGACAGacaaccacagagaccagaccgccAGAAAGGAGGCACAACCAGAACTGAgacctgagcagtgtgtgagaagtgactgtcttatctatattttgactagttgtgtttctcagaagaatgggtgatacaGGGTacatgttttcttcttttctttctactcatagctaaggatttctctcagtaaaatattccaattagtctcaaagcagcacactgcTTAACTGTATTTTCCACCCTGAAAATATTAGGTAACTATTCCAAAACATGGACAAGTCTCATTAGCTGTGGCACGGGGCTGACCTCATTGGGGTCATCCTGAGCTTAGTCCTTCCAAGAACTTAAGTTTATGCAGAATTAATACAAATCAACTGCTTTTTTGGGTAGGAGCATTCTGTGTTATCCTGATTATATACAATGCCAAGCCTGGCACGTCTGGTCATCTGAAGTCATACCCTTAGTGTTGCACATATGTGTAGGTCAGTTGAAGCTCATGAATCAGACAATTAGAAAAGGAGGAGCACACTTATTTTGGTTCTCAGCTGTTCACTACGTAGCCATGAGACATCTCCTTTCTTTCAAGGAATGAAGTCTGTTGTGAACATCAGCTTCATTCACAACACATCTAAACCCTCTAAACACATCTA
This genomic interval from Pogoniulus pusillus isolate bPogPus1 chromosome 1, bPogPus1.pri, whole genome shotgun sequence contains the following:
- the TSHR gene encoding thyrotropin receptor, which encodes MLCLPVAFQLLLVLVLCSQDTERCPSAFCECSDWSDYKITCRNIHFIPSLPEDTQTLRFMETHLRTIPSGAFSNLPNISSIYISIDETLQRLEAHSFSSLSKVTHIEIRNLRNLDYIDPDAFKNLTLLKYLGISNTGLKAFPDLTKIHSFDVNFLLEIADNPFMTSVPANAFHGICNESLTLKLYNNGFTSIQSHAFNGTNLDAIYLHKNKFLEVINDDAFLGVHSGPTLLDVSRTAIANLPAKGLESLKELMAKNTWTLKKLPAAKVFLQLMRADLSYPSHCCAFKSWKKSSEILEYLTCNESGSYSFRKRSVQALRGPFYKDYAEEYTEQTDTGYDKDDKFTNLQENSPYYLFVEEHEGGNLGFGQELKNPQMEDVQTFDSHYDYSVCGGNEDVICTPEPDEFNPCEDIMGYQFLRIVVWFVNLLAIIGNVFVLFILLTSHYKLTVPRFLMCNLAFADFCMGLYLLLIASVDLYTRSEYYNHAIEWQTGPGCNTAGFFTVFASELSVYTLTVITLERWYAITFAMRPDRKVRLRHASLIMLGGWLSCFLLALLPLVGISSYGKVSICLPMDTETVVAEAYVVFVLICNIVAFVIICACYIKIYLTVRNPQYKSGDKDTKIAKRMAVLIFTDFLCMAPISFHALSAIMNKPLITVTNSKILLVLFYPLNSCANPFLYAIFTKAFRRDVFILLSKFGICEHQAQVYRGQTISAKNSSSSYGQRMSRGVGQILTSIQEPANDYLPAIAMQNQILVEECKQTEL